From the Lytechinus variegatus isolate NC3 chromosome 5, Lvar_3.0, whole genome shotgun sequence genome, the window CTTTTTCAGTTTTCATTTTATCCCGAATTTTTGCGATGCTCAATTCATCGCAACCACTAAGATACGTTGGATATTCGTCTTCTTTATTGAAATGGGTATGTGGACATCTATCAGACTTCTTGTCTTGCCCTTCAATCATCTCGGTGAAGGCGGAAAGTACACTAATCATCACTGTGCCCTAAACAGCACATCAGGTGAGTTTCTGAAAGGGATCCTAGACATCTCACATCCATTCCTAGTTGAATTTCCAGTCATGATGACGTGGTTGTTCATAGAGATGTGGTTCCGATTCCTTCCTCCCCACACTCGAGGCATTATCAAAAGCATTCACAGGACTCAGAAACAATACCGGGGAAGATGTCATTGTGCGACACGCATTGCTCGTCGTTCAAATTGGATTCGGTTATGGTCATTTTACAATAGTTTCTTAATCCCACGAAAGAACAGAACGCAACGATCTGATGTGCATTCCCTAAAAAGCAGCCAGAACTACATGACTGGTCAAAGCATATCTTCTTATGgaagctttgaaatgatatcacTTGAATCCCATAATGGAAGTCCCTGTAATGTCCAAACTCGTAGCGTTGTAGATATGACATTAGGTAAAGAGCAATCTAAAAGAGCGTTGTCGAGGAAGATGGAGAGGGCCATTGCACTGATTCTGCTGATATACTTCATATACTTTGGGATGAGTCACTTCGTTCTGGCAGAAGAGTCCGGGCTCCGTGGTCGATACTGGCAATGGGTATTACGGATAGCGTTTTTCACCCCAGTCGTGGGAATAATCTGCAAGCAGATGAAACTTACTGGAAAATGTCACGAAGTTTACTTTACCAAACATGGATCATTCGCACATGGGCCGTCTGAGGAAAACAAGAAGATGCTGCTTCTTACACTCTCTGGAGCCTGTCTTTACGAGATGTTTTGCATTGTTGCTTCATTCGGCAACCTCTTCTCTTCCTCCGGACTGTCTCACGAAGAAACAGTTCTGAACGTGGTGTCTGTATTCTCGGGTTCTTTTGGTGTTCTCCGCAAATGTATCCAGTCGATTTTTCTCTTGCATGTGCAGTATCAGCAACCCAGAAACTACCAGGAGACACAGTGGACCCTTCTTTGTTTGATCGCTGTTGGGATAACAAGCGCGACTCAGTGGCTATGGGACAGCTTGATCCACAAGGTAAGGTCTCCCCTGGCCTGGCCCGCCCTGGAATTGTACTTTGATGGAAAGATAGGAGTTGTCATCGCAATGTTATTTGTGCCGTTTGATCATCTTTATGAACTACACGCTGCCATAATGGCACATGAAGTCTACAAACTGACTTGGAATGTTAAGCTTCTGTaagtgcactgcaaaaactccggtacaCCAACCCCGAATctatattatgtccacaccagtttttattttgttgttgtctAATTACACCAGATGTTTATACTACACAAATTACAtgaattagtatcaaaacagcattgctttgattccaaactgttgttgtttcaatacttttctggtgtggacataaatGTATATGGATTCCGGGCTGGGGGCTGGtggtaaatcaacaccggagtttttgcagtgtgtcaAATTGCGGTGCCTGAAAAAAGCCTTGTAATCGTAATATGTAATCCATTCTTGAAACATGTCAATCCCTTCCGATGTCTCATTGTTTATCATGTGTTTCGGAATTCATATGATATTTGAAGGTGGTCCGTGACAAATGCTTGCTATGTAATACATTGTCCGATCATTAGCAAGTTTTCACACCGGAATGCAGAACGCTTTCAAGAACTCAGGAAATGCATTTAGTGCCCTTCATCACAATGACCAAccaagaggtctttgtcgaaaatttgtgaatcaaaagagcaattttttttcgtcCTGGACTAtcgacaaaaaaatatttgcaattattcGTCAGCTCCATAACTATAAAAAACGAACTGTTGTTATGGTTTACCAATTTTCGTCAAAGACCTCCCAGTTGTGTATTGTCATTTGGCGGGCATTGTCGATACATTTTCTGTTTCTAGAATTCGTTCTGCTGCGCTGTGTGAAAACTTGCTTTTTTCAATATGTTAATGATTGCAATTCATATGAATGGACCGCAATTTATGAGCAAACATTATACAAAGTTTCTTACTTCATCTGGTATTGGGGGACTGGTCAACCGTACGTCCCAGTGTGTTGAGTTTTGGATATTCGGGAAAATGTATTCAGGGGCCTCGCAAGGCATTTTCCAGTAGGGGAGTTTGGAGGCCCTGATTATATCGGTAGCGATTACCGATGTCATGAATCTTGGAAGTGTTCTACATTCTCCTTAGTCACATTTTCTTTCGCCATACTCGGGGTTGGTTTCAGCTTTCATCAATGGGTGGGGAGGGGGcgcaatattttcatcaacattttcccGTCGCGGCCGCCGAaatctgattttcttttttaagggATCAGTCCTAACTAAATTTTTATTCTTAGAAGCAACATAAGGTATTTCATGTATCCTAAATATAAATTAccacgcgagcgcgaagcgcgagctcaaatttgtttatgttatatatatagcCCTGAAATTGAACATTGTGAGCAGcttttgtaatcattaataatgcgagtttttactatattttacatgagcgtgtaggtaattttataagctatcATCTGAGTAAAAGTTATGGACGTATTtcacgtcatgcttcagtgagcaccgtcagaagacaaaaatgtcacttttcaaaagtcacaagccaaatatcattactttgattccattttattggagcaaattccacattctcatcatgaaaaatagtcagcaggcttgtaaaaggtactttctaagagacgatacaacttttttgctaaatttcacggttgaataaacacaagtccaaatttactacaattggattttttacacatttctatcaataaaagtgatagaatatgatgacagtcaTTTTTAGGAAGAGTATCTTCaccaatattcatcgtttcacggttcaatgaacatttattgaaaacaaaaaatacgattttcaaatatcataggcatgaattgtttcattttgggaactaaaaatgatcttttctcaactatttcgttatgttcatgaccaattaaaatgcttcaatgattcaaatgagtttaattaaacattcacgcttgaatgaacatgtggaatgtgataagctcttttttatatgttattggaaaaaatgcaatttgtaacaaTGGATATATGTCACAatcctccttgcatagttcattcgatttgatttttatgagagtcccgatgtttaatgcatcagtgagcacacaatattcgaaaattttgcaaatgagaagaaagttcaaggccttggcccaaCTCTGTACcgaatcgaatggttattttggtgtgcgcatcttttggatagtgttactctgaagccatgtgcgaagtttcatgaaataactgttggcagaagtagcaaaaaccgtccatgaaagtAACACTAATTTcatattgttaaaattttgacttcctctctcatagtcTTGTGttcattatgggtgcatatgtttaagaataagtaatcCCTCATTCAATACGGTGGAACTTTTTtccaaggctgtctttagcaatgtcatttggcagtaatgtttatcaacctatgggcagaattctgtgcaaaaatgaaattgatttatttctggATGAGTGAGCATTAATCAAAGtcggaaaattggtattttcaatgtcacagactcatttcaagggtaataaagtgaatattgggggcaaatttggtttcaaatgtgactttagttactgttgtttttattatctATCATTtgtatcaccacacactttccgaactttaaatattttcatggttgagcgaccACATTcaaaaacttaggaatgaatactctttatactgcataaatgtattattcCTAACAATTTcccatgatcagtttaatttatggacaaatcagtggtggatccagaattctAAAATGGGAGAAGGGCCTATAAttgggggagccaccaacattttcatattttaacatgatctaacaagttgtagaggatactaccatacaCCCtttgatgatacgtcacaatacaggggccgcgtaacggttttcaaagtttgggggggggggttgaccatgcaaaaaatcacaatcgtatggtcatttttacatttttgtacgtgttttgggggaaaatgggggaagggggctgaagcccccccccccccgcttctgcggcccctgcaatacattgtgctcactcaaccatgaacatacgatatcaaaattgtgtgtggagtggctaaatgatggatagtaaaacagcataacaccataaaattcacctacaAACCAATTTTTTCCTACTTTGTAtctgcacaatctgaaaaacgactcttgtgactttcaaaaatggtcatttttaattcactctttaattactcatgcatgactcaacggatcaatctcatttttcgcCAGGAGTTACCTATTGAGTGAAGGAAGCTATTGacgaaatatcattttttaaaataattttttacttttttgttgtatatatatatatatatatatatatatatatgtatatatatatatatatatatatatatatatgatataccCCTATATGGCCGTGCTATTACAACTGTACATAATGTGTTATAAAGCGCATGAAGAAGGCCTAAGCTAAAAGCTTGGCTAAATAAATTTGTGGTTTTCAGCTACGCCCTATCGTCCGGTATTTTCTTTcgtatttatatttcaaatgtaaTTAGGAAAAGCAAAATAATCATTGAAGCTAGCTGATTAATAACAGacttaggcccgtattctgaagtcgggtttaacttaaactcaggtttaaagttgtggtttaagtatggacagccaattgttacataatcactaacagtagagatatcctactttcagctcattcggctctcaaatcattcataattacgtaaaaccacaactttaaacccgacttcagagtACGGGCCTTAGGCTCAAGTAATCAGACGTtggggtccccccccccccgatccgccccTGACAGTTTTACAGGGCAAATGATCGAGGCATTTTTATGTACATTCTATTTTGGGCGATCAATATGGAAAACATTGTTCGAGCCTTTCTCTATCATTGATAGGCGCCAGTTCAAAGATCACTTGCCAGATCGACGCatattatttttaaagctgTGTTTACATATCGTGTGGCGATACGGGTAGTGATTTTATACAAtctaattcttattttgaattatacatgtacgAGGAAGTTGTCAAGCTGATATTTCGCAAATGGAACTAGGTATCAACAAAACGGTGAACTGAATAATTGCATTAATGCATGGATATaagtgaataaattaattgatgatATAATGATCACCCCTCCCCTCCACCCTTCCTATTCCCTCGATCTGCCTCTGTCTGTTTCTCCTCTGTGAACTTTGACATCGAGGCGTGAATATAAACTACATGGACATATTATAACTGATAACAGTAATAGCCGAGGTCTGTTATTCGAATTAGGAATGAGATTGAGTACATCATGTCGACAGCAAGCGATGTTTCTGATGAGATATATGATATCTGTATCATCGGGGCTGGTATAACGGGATCGGCGGCTGCAAGGTGGGCATCGTCTCTGCAGAAGAACATCAAAATTTGtctgattggaccaaatgaaccACTCGATCATGTAAGTGTGACTGGCGTATATTATAATACAATCCTTTTTTTAGTTGAGTACATGATACTACAACCGCAATGTGGAGTAAGCGTGAAGCACGTCATACCCAAGCTTTTACAATCacgccatcccccccccccccccccgcatccAATTCCACGGGTGAGGTGCGCAAAAATGAAATGCcaattaatgtttattttgaagGTAAAACTTTTCACTACTGCAGACATGATAAAATAAACGTCCATGTTCTTCCCGTTTCTCTCGCAAAGTAGCATGTCAGCTTTAAAGATGATATAAATGTGCAGGCCCTATGAACCCATGACCAACAGAAAATGCTACAATGGCAGGGATATATCCGGGGGATATATATTGGACGTATAAACAGGATTGCAAGTACAGTACGACTTTCggaaaacattttttgaaatataagaGGTGATATTACAAATTGTCTTGTTATGTTATACCGAGgggttttttttacctgactgccaagaaagcacgaatgcctgtgagcaagtaatcaggggaccaacggcttaaagtcctttccgagggacctggtaatgaggataatgccttaccaaagggcactagcgcaccacttgggaatcgatcctgggtcaccggaatccgaaaccccgcgctaccgactgagctatcgcgccttgTAGGAATATGACTATCTGATATTTTCTACCGCTAAAGAGAGTGTGAAAATTGCACTAACTTTAAAAGATAATGGAgcaatttatgaaaaataagtttcAGATATTAAAATAAGATGCTTAGATGGGCTTGCAAAATGTAGCAGGCTCTGTTTTCTCTTGAATGTGTTACGTCTGCTTCCTCTCAATGAAAACAACGTCAAAACTTGAATTTGCTTTATACTACTTCAGGAATGGGATGACCCTTCACGAACAATCTTTGGTGCTCATTACGACGAAGGCCGAGTGGTGACCGAGATATGTATGAATAATATACACGATTCGTGGATAGAATTTACCCGACGATCCATTGCAAGATTCAAAGATCTTGAAAAGGAATCAGGTGAATTCAAATACATTATTGGTAGAATGGTAGCGTTTGTGGAAATGTGAACGTCCTTTTTATGTTTGTTCAATGTCTTAATTTGTTCAAGAATGATAAAGTTCGAAAGACAAGATAACGATGGCAAGAGGAAGGTTGAATTAACgaagtttgttttattgaagCGGAACTATACTAGTGTACCACTTTGATCAGGATTATCATTCTTGACtacaaaaattgaatgaaagaacaaaagaaagtttGTTAAGTCGTTTAAAATAATGAAGACGATAATAATCAGTGATAACGGTAATATTCATAATTGAAGAAGATAGTGATggtggtattgatgatgatgatgaaatatgatgatgatggtgatggtggtagtggtgatgatgatgatggtgatgattgtgatgatgatgatgattgtgatgatgatgacgatgatgatcgtgattttgattatgatgatggtggtggtggtgatgatgatgatggtgatgattgtgatgatgattgtgatgatgatgacgatgatgatcgtgattttgattatgatgatggtggtggtggtgatatggttgcgatgatgataatgattgttgCATATCGTGGCTGATATGTCATTTGGGCTCTTAGGCTACTAACTAGTAATCTCCAACAGATGATATTTCTAAGGcgagatctacatgtaaatctacTAAAATCATTCTTTAGTCATTAAGTCATCCTTGCATGTACGTTTCAACCAGTAAACACAACATCCAACTATGAGTTATCGAGAGATGTaaaccatgatgatgatggtggtgatgagtgtaattataacaatgatgatgatgatgatggtgttggtagttatgatgatggtggtgatgacgattatgatgatgataatattttttccataaaaATCAGTAACAAATTACATCATGAAGCATGCCAGGAATGCTACCACAATTACTTACAATTTCCTGTAAAtacaatactaaaaaaaatacaatgatgtATCTCgttgacaaaaacaaaatttgtgtaattttgaatttgatttgttttcattattactcTTAGGTATCAGTTTCTTTACGGAAGACACCAATATAACCATATCAGACGATTCAGTGATCAAGGAATTATGGAGAAAACGTCAGGATAAAAGCACAGCACAGTGTTACCAAGGTGACGAATTGTCCAATGCAATACCGTCTTTCAAACCATTACCCGATGGTATCTCTGCTATTACAGAGACAACAAACGAAGGTTATATGAATCCGCGTGCTTATATCGCTGCAAACAAGCTTTTAGCTTCTCAAAATGGATGTAAGATTGTCGAGGAGGTGGTGCTGGAAGTCAGAGAGGATGACAATGTCCCCGACGACGATGGTGACGATAAAACTACTAAATCAAGCAGACGACGTGTGATAGCAAGAACTATGACCGGACGCGTGTATCGCGCCCAACGCATTCTTTTATGTCCCGGTGCATTCGTCAATTTTGACGGTCTGCTTCCGAACGGATTGGAGGTAGATGTATCGACGACGACGGAGAGAGTTGTTATATTGGAGATCAACGACGAGGATGTCGAGCATCTGTCGAAGTTTCCATGTGGTATTGTCGATCTGAATGATGGCCATGATACCCGGAACTGTTATTTTTTACCCGCCATTAAATATCCAGATGGTAATTtccatgtatttcattatttcttttatttatttcccctttcttccttatttctttcttttattttgtttttcatttgtataATCGATTTTTTGATGCAATAGTAAACTAGCTTAGGAGTTGTTTTAAGGATCCGTAAAGTTATATTCTGCATTGAAATAAATACTAAAGTATAATTATAACCATCCACTCTTGACATCGAGTATTTGTTGCTTGCAAgagttatgtttttttaatacgtTCTTCATTAATTACATGACCGCATACAGGATTTGTTTAGGGGCAAGaatatgtttgatttttatgtaaGCGGGAACGAATTAAGTAACCGAGATGATGACTAATGCATTTTTGCACTATTAAATTGATATAGAATGATCTGTTGAATTTACGGAAtaattatctttacattattctgaaccaaacgTTTTGTTAATATATCGTAACTCTAACCCTCTGCCTTCTGACATGTTTGAGATATCAGAACCAGAACAAATGTCTCAGAAGCAATCCACGGCAACTTCTTTAATTCCCGAGTACTGCGGCCTTGCCCTAAACCCAAATTCGGTTTCAgagaaatattacatttttgatTACCTGAACAtttccatccacccatccatccctCTAATAATGATTATTGGAATTGATTTTGCAAGAAGAAAAAATTACTAAAGCTTCAAATGCATATATTAGAATACTAGTGCACTTGGTGCAATTTTTATTACCAGCTTGACATCAGTCTTTACTCGTATTAAGGCGGGTCGAATTTAATTGAGATCGAGCCTCCCACAGTGCTACAGGAAGAAAATACAAGAGAATGAGAATATAAACTTCCGAAATAATTTGTTAAGATGACATCATTTAGCCTCTTTTAACCTCTATTATTtattggggttttttttgcaTTGCTGTTCATACAGGaaaatattacatgaaaattgGACACGGGCCCGATATGAATCTTCCCTTGGTTAGTAATGATGCCATCACTGCGTGgtacaaaaagaaagatgacaTCCCTACGACCGTGCAAGCAGAATTGCTGTCGAGGTTCTTCGTGTGGGCGGAAGGTAAAATCGGTcacaaaaaagaataaatggtCATTAAAGGAAATTTCTGGGGGGCCATTGTCATGGATACGACGTGATAACGTTGCTACAACGAGCAGCCAATTAATTGTAAGGCCCGGGTTTGAGGTTCACACTCTGTAAAGGGATTCGCCAAAACAACCGATCTGTTGCTGCATTGTGTGTTACTGAAACATCTAGAAATCTCTCAAAATCAACAACATtttggtaaatattttttatttaacaaaaatggGATGATTTTTCATAGAGCcataaaaatattgttatttcttagcaatcctttaaaaaattttttttgtaaacggGTATGTGATctataatttatatttagttatATCCCATAAATCTGCTCGTATCAGATCTGTCAGTAATTTGatataaaaagtaattttgacCAAATTTTGAATGAGATTCGAAGAAACTTATaaacatttattggaaaatcatATTTAGTTAGTGTCTATGTTATC encodes:
- the LOC121414779 gene encoding uncharacterized protein LOC121414779, translating into MSTASDVSDEIYDICIIGAGITGSAAARWASSLQKNIKICLIGPNEPLDHEWDDPSRTIFGAHYDEGRVVTEICMNNIHDSWIEFTRRSIARFKDLEKESGISFFTEDTNITISDDSVIKELWRKRQDKSTAQCYQGDELSNAIPSFKPLPDGISAITETTNEGYMNPRAYIAANKLLASQNGCKIVEEVVLEVREDDNVPDDDGDDKTTKSSRRRVIARTMTGRVYRAQRILLCPGAFVNFDGLLPNGLEVDVSTTTERVVILEINDEDVEHLSKFPCGIVDLNDGHDTRNCYFLPAIKYPDGKYYMKIGHGPDMNLPLVSNDAITAWYKKKDDIPTTVQAELLSRFFVWAEDIKFKSTRTSTCVITNTPTRRFYCDMATSNIGIVVGGNGSGACVGDEIGRMGARMILKGAWDHDYPAELFKLRYKDKGGQEKST